The region TCGCGGTTATCTGGCTGCTGGTTTCTAAGCGGTTGCCAAAAACATCTGGGGGTGCTTGCTCCGCGGCTGATAAGGGCCATAACAAGTGCTTGCTGCTACCCAGAGCGCGTGCCTCGGGTGTGTTATCGTCTCGGATATTTTTCGCGGCGGCTGAACCCGGCTGTAGATCCTTCGCCTCGCGCAGTTTCATCTCCGGCGGACTTTCTTTCCGAATTCTGCTCGGGCAGTTAGAGCATGTACGAAGTCACGATGCTGGTGTGCGCCGACTGATTCCTCGGCCTTGTCTGAATCCGGGCGAAACTATACGAACGGCCTTCGCCGGTGCTGTGTCGATGAGGCGACTTGCTTTGTACTGTTGCACATGATGTAGTACCAGCTGTGTGTGCAAAGCAGTGCGCGGACCTCCCGTTTGCTTGTTTTTGGCATCACAAAAGCGGGCTGTCGTGAGTCTCCCGACTGTTGTACACGTAACATTTATTATTTCGTCACACGACACCGTCATGAATACATTTAACCCTTTGAGGATACAAAGCTGAAAAAGGGGCTGAAAAGGGGGCTTTTGCTTTGTGTTGTACCAATGGGAACAGATCACTCTGGTAGTTCTCAAGTCAGCAATGTTGCTTGCACAAACCCTTCGTATCAATGCAACGTGCACCCGAAAGCTGCTTAGCTGACCTGAACTGCTTAGCCCCTTTTCATTGCTGGCACCCTGCACATTTCTGCGTGTGACTGTCATTCAGCCTGGATTGTACAGAGCACAACATATGTCTTGTGCCGAGAGTTTTGAGCGATGTGCTGTGGGACAGATAAACTGACATCTGGCCATATCTCCTTGGTTGTGGAGACAATGCTGCTGCACAGGTGCCACTGTGTAGGTCTACAACCCACACACAAACGAGCACTTAACCTCTGGCCCAAATATCTCGATGCATTTCACTTTTTGTTCCACATCGCTCTATTCGAGCGCATGCTGCATTATTGATGAGCTCTGTACAATCTCAGTATGTACTAGTAGTGGTTCTTTATTTTAAAACATATACCAAAATGGAAGGAACAGATGAGTACGGGCCATGGAAACTGCCGTCTTTGAGCACCTGCTTTTTAAGCACCTGATCTGCagccagcagaaagaaaaagtacgGGGAAGAAGATGGAGATAGCAGAAAAGGATACGGGGAGAGAATGTATACCACTATGCACAGAGCCACAGCCACACTATTAAATGGTTGGACTGCTCGTGCACAGGTGTCCTGCCACTGTCTTGCACCGCACATGAGCAGTCATTGAAAGCTATACACACGTACGTAGTACAGACTACATCAGCTGCACACATGTCCTGTCACTGTGTGTCACATGCAGCTCCACTATATCACGCAGGAGCCAAGTGTTGCGCTAGTTGTCATGGGGGCTGGACATTAAACCAAGAACTGGAAGAGCATGGAAATTTAGAAGCTTTTAAGTGTAAGCACCAGTAAGAGCTCAGTTGAATTGTTGTAGGCTGTCTGTGCTTGAAAGATCATTGTGGGCATTAGATGGTGTTCGAAAAATGAAGgggaacaatttctttttttcaagcagctGCTACAGCCTACTGCTGGTGAATGTTTGAAAATATGGGTAGGCAGTTGTGCAGATAGTACCTTTAGCACTTGGGGTGGCATATGAATCAAAGCGAAATTCAAAGGCAGCGCTAAGGTTTTAGTGTACATTAAACAGCCCTAGCAGTAGTCGAATTCAATCCTGAGACTATCTTGCTATGGCTTCCCTTACAGCATAAGGGCCTAAAATTTATGAACAAATCAGTAGTGAAATTGCTTTTTTtcttggggtggggggggggggggggataaattgAATAGAAACGTTTGCAAATAGCTGTCTTCAAATAGAGACCTATTCACCTATTTCTCGTGATGTGCTACTAGTTATGGAGAGGTCTCCTGCTCTCTCATTCTCAATGCCAGGCATGCACAGTagattttttttaagcgaaattaattgccccagggcatcaatgatgggtgaaggtttGAAGAAGGCTAggtgatttgatgaagtccagtagagaacgatggtacggtcgctgcgtccaggcaatgtatgaagcagggttgcttggtgaaagacccgctatcttcaggtgccggatccttgaaggcttgagagctgggcagtcccacagtaagtgatgaatgtcggcttcaatgtcctcatgtttacatatcggacagacaccctggccgaggaaacaaatctcggtactgaggccacttcggAGTGATGCACAGTAGTTACCGAGTCACCCATTTCTCGTGATGTGCTACTAGTTATGGAGAGGTCTCCTGCTCTCTCATTCTCAATGCCAGGTGTGCACAGTAGTTAGCGAGTAAGAAAGGGTGATAAGAGAGCGCTTGATATGCTCTAAAACCGGCTCATCTGGTTGATGTGAAACCGAGGAGGCACTGGAGGAGCATGCGCTAATTGCCTACCTCACTCTTCAGGTGGACTGGACGGAGCCATGGCTGATGGGCCTCGTAACGTTTCACATAGTCACGCTCAGCCTGACCCTGCTCACTCGCGACAGGGGCAATGTCCAAGCCGGTCTATTCGTCACAGCACGTGAGTTGGGCACCTTTCCTTGCATTGCAGGTACGATGAATGGCTTGTAGCTTTGTCAGCGGTTGGGTACATGACGTGCCGTCAAATCTGAGGTGTCTGTAAGCTGGTTCGAAACAAAAGGTTTCAGCTAACAGCCTTACCAACCCACTGGTTTAGACAGCCAAAATTCGTGTTCTTCGCCTCGGTCTGGCAATGTGAAACCCTGCAGTAGCTTTAAAGAAAAGATGTGATATGCTACAAGCTGAGGaatatcctgaaaaaaaaaaaaaaatgaccagggATATGTCAGTTTCGCGAGTGCGCGCCCTTTAAGATTATACGTTCTTCAAGGCTTTATATCTTGACATGCAATCCACCCTCTGGTTGTTCTGTAAAAGCCTACCTGTAAATAAAGCCCATTCAGGTTTTCCTGTTTTGAAATTAGATTTCTGATTTCTGCAGCAGGTTAGGAAATGCATTATTACAATACCACTTTTACTCTGAAAATGTCTGTAGCATTGCCACCTTACCACCACAGGCATAGCAAAGTGAACATCAGTGCTGTATATGGAAATGTTCGTTAAACATTGTCTTTGGTGTGTGTAGTTGATTAAACACATCTTTAGTAACATTTTTTGGGTCGTTTCAGTCTAGCATGGTCAAAACTTGTTTTCTTTCCATGTGGCAACAGCACACATTGTTGCCAGGTGTTCTGCCGGAGTGGCAAAAGGGGACTTTGGGGCTTGATACTTAAGGCAAGCCTTTGTTCCATGATTGCATGTTGAGCGTGCCAACGGTTATCATTGCAGGTTGCCTCGTAGAAACACACAATGGGTTCTTTATGGGCAGGGGGGCCTGACTCTCTCACATTTCATGGAAGGagcatgtttttgctttgtgtcTCTATTATGCTGGCATTTTCCCTGCGTTGTGTGTGCCTTTTCGCTTGTGCTGGAGTACAAGGGAAGGAGGAAAGGACAGCTTTTTTGACCTGGTTGCATTGCATATGCTGTTTCCACCAGCTGCTGTAATATTGTTAGCAGCTGAAACTCCATATTTATGAAGGTGTGTGCAAATATGAATTGAGTATGTTTGTTACTCAGTTTGCATTCGATTCGAGAAAATGATATTTGAGAATCCCCGAATATTCGACCGCGGCCAAATGCCGCCGACTTTCATAAATCCGAACTTGACAAAAcgacagtgtttgggcaaattATCAGAAGACCGAGTTTAGAGCGCCTGGAAAACGGCACAAACTTTCCCTTTTCGCTTTTTTCGTAGTTTATTTGCCTTTGCCTGTCGAATTCGGATGCGAAATTCTGCAAGCGGCCTTTCCCACACAGCACGTGATGAGCCCGAAATGGCCGACCACCTGCTTCGAGCAGTCACAATGCGAAAGTGTGTAGGTTTTTGTTTGATCCTTTCATAATGCATCTAATGGTACCCATCCTGTCGCCCCCACAACTTGGCGAGAGGTCCGCCATCTCATTTTGGTCTGTTTCAATATGCGGGAAAGCATACTTGCGAAATTTCGCATGGACCTACCGAAGGTGTACCGAGCAACGATAAGAGGGCCCCTGTCGCTAAgccaaaaaaataaaatgtgaattagctcagctaatacaggatatacaaagcaaaagctgtcggcgttcattgtgttcattggcgttggcgttgccAACGTTctgtagtaggatacaactaaaaaaacagcagttaacactgtgccacgatccgcggcgtactgtattactctgctagccagtcacaaaaataaacgaaattggctgtttaatatttgactttattaaacaagccagatatcaaaattctCGAGCTCATAACATTTTtatcgtgattagcttcttgtttaggtgacgagagaagttttaacaacggactatttttttgtcgtggaggaattttgTGCACCGGTcataaatgtgggcggagcttcactagAAAGGAacggcacataactggctccctaggtcagtggatgcctcattcgcgctttgatgCATATGAatgtggcagtggtgagagagagatgtgggctgcatgcatgcattagcgctgacaacgttgtggctgacatacggcactgcagcaataggccacagcgttcattgggtaacCAACCTGTCACGATCAACTATTATCTgctacctgccagggtggcagggtgggcgcgctgcccaTTTAGGGtgaggaacgcaatcaaagcaggtttttgcagttggacaccaatgccATGCCACACCACTACCTGAAAGCGAGTTAGGTATCCGCTGACCCAAGgtgccagttgtgcgcctttcctttcatgaaaatgaacggcctctgcAACATTGTAACACAGCCTCTCGACCTCAGCGCAAGATATACACATTTACTTTTATCTCTGCAACATAGATGGCGCTGCTTTGCCACAGCTCAGAACTGACCAGTCTTCACTGGAAAAAGGTGGAAGCAGatatattccaaaatgcacatccgcagggatagacgaaatttaaatcaagctgattaatgaacttggcccaagaggcaagaaaactctgataaaagcattggagattGTCATAACGAAATAAGCAAATTGCGCACAGTTGGgtacagagtaaaatgaatttcatttataaagggaaaggagaTAAGACGAGCATAAAATCTTATGGACCGATTATGATAAGATCAGTTATATAAAGGCTGGCAATGCAggcagtgaaattaaaaaaagcagtcatgggtagaaagtaatagaatactctgagaacttcagaacggcttcagaaggggtaggcgcttagatgatagcctgttcgtgcttacccaatgcatagaaatagctaaggcggaaaacagacctctgtatttagccttgctggacataagcggtgcatacaacAATGTGAGCAGGGAATTCCTGTGGACAGATTGGAGCTCGTGCCACTCTTGTCTCATGCCGCGCGCATGCGCAGGCCAGTTCAGGCTGACGTGCGCGCCTCGGGGTGCTCGGTTTTGAGggtgctggtttcgtcgaagttgattatGTGGTCCgagtcttcggaatgttcggctacagggtTGCACTCTCTTGCGATGTTGCGGACGTCTTTTTATGTTGCTGAATTCCTTCTTttagatttttggtttcgccgatgtagcttgtgtcgcagtcggcgcaaggaattttctaGATAATGtgttgggctctttctctccatgaccagtctttgggaacaggcaggcaaagcgcaacagtgtttgtaggCTTGTGCGCAACTTGGAAACCCCCTTTTTTCAGGGtccgggcgatggtttcgctggcaCTTCGGACATAAGGCAGAGTGCCGTATTTTTGTGGTGGCGTTGGTTGttgtgcgttgatttctcggcgcatgtgagtgcacgttgaaggaccccaggtgctcaaaattattctggagccctccattatggcgtccctcgtagcctgagtcactttgggacgttaaaccccattaaccaACCTAACCATCCGTGTTGTGTGTCTGAAGGCGAATGGTTTTTCGAATACGGTTTTTTGGGTAGCTGTTCTTGGTGATGATGAAAAAATAGTGCAAAAGCGACACGAGGGACGGAAAGGcaacgacgcagacaagcgctaactcgcaacaTGGGTTTATTGCTGAAACACACAATTTATACAAGTCACTTTGAAAAACATAAAACAAGCAGCCCCCCCTCCTCGGAAGGCCAAGTCAAAGGGAAAAAGGAATTGTAAGCAGCACATGGTACTCATCGCTAGGGAGGAATCAATTTAGCAAAAAGACCCATTATCGAAAAGGATAATAATGCGATGCGTAGACTAAAAATTGAATTTCACAGTCTACCGTGGTAACAGAGGGCTCGCTGACACACAGATTTTTGACATTTTCTTATATGGTATGCCTCCATAATCTCGCGTGCGAGCTGATCGCAATGTCTGATAAGTACGGTGGTTCTAGAAAAAAACCGGCGTACACTTTCTCTTTTTTGCTCCTCTTTTTCGCTGCATTTGTGGCAGTGGTCACGAAGATTCCCGTAATGATCTTTTAGGGAATTATGGTGTTCACCTAGCCTAATGTTTTTGCTTACCAACTTTGCTTACTGTTcttgatgagttctttgaatattttGCGTTGCTCAAAGCACAATGTtaaaagaactcatcatgaacggctacccaaaaatcTTTATACGAAAAACCATTCGCCTCCAAAAACACAACATGAGCCGAGAAATCAATGCACAACAACCAACTGGCAGGAAGGCTGACTTGCAGGAAGGTTTCTTCGAACCAGAAACCCTTGTTCACAGATTGGGTTTTCACTtgctgctctgctgactgaaggggttagcCAAAGGGAAAATAAGTCAGTTGCCCTCCATTGTAGCCTTCTTCATAAAGGCGTGGGGGGGGCTGCtgtgaacctgaagccccgccaGTTGCCACCAGCTTCCGAGATAGAGTATAAAGTTGTCCAAATTTTACAATGATGGATTCCCTCTTGATGAGTGCCCGCCTCTACCAGCTCCTTGTGTCCATGCCCCTGCTCTGTTGTGTCTtttcaacaacttctctctcatacagataaaggggCATCTCCCCTCTCCCTTTCCAAGGGTACTCTGCCCTGTCAGGCACATCTATTGCCTGCtatcgtgccccccccccccctcccccttaagGCATTTCTGTAACGGAATGTcttgaataaaagaaagaatgcgaGATTGCTGGCAAAATTGTAGAGGTcactcgatattctgcaagtttTCAGTTCGGCAACATAAAAAACAATGTCCGCAATTTCGCAATAGAGTGCAGTCCTGTATCTGAGCATTCCgaagactcagaccacagaatcaacttcgacgaaaccagcatcccCGGAATGGAAACAATTCACCAGAAAAGGCTCATACTCGAATCCTGGCACTTTCAAgctaccccgaacaacatcaaccgcacatgGACTTCGCTCTGTAGCTCAAAGAACAGACCCCCCTCCGCACAGTCCAACGTGACTCAAAGCTTTAACATCTTCCTCCCCCACGCCTCTCCttgcatcactgcttttctgctTTCGACCTCCTGCTCCCCTCCTTGCATAccactgcccccagtcacccctggaGAAAGAACCGAGCTgacttcgaaacgttgggttttaaATTAAAGttcttggttggagatgtgccAGAGTTTATTATAGGTCACCtttattcagttcgaaccaacGACCATTCTTAGCGTGTTGTGCGCATGCTCCCGTCGCAGTCTGAGATGCCTGGGTTTGATTCCTCGTATCTCCATAAGATTTTTTATTTGGAGGTTTCTGGTGTTACAACACCGACACCAGCTTTTCCGCGACACGGGcccttaacactatcgcgttaaaatagcATGGCCATGGCCATGGTTTCTAAGCTTCACCGCCAGCCTGTGGCGACGGCGTCCATCGGCTGCGCATTCACCAACCGCCCGAACCCATCTGTGCACCGCTTTCACGGACGTCATCTGACGTGTTACTGGTCATTTGTTCTCTTCCTTAGAACCAGTCTCGCTGTTGTGACGCCAGTGTGCATTCCGCTCGCTTACGTTGTTCttccagcatgccgaaactgctcGTTCATCAAGGGATGTTCACTGTTTTTGTGATGGAGCCTCTTCACACGGCTTCACCGCATTTtcggtgtgctttttttttttttcccctgaggGCGGCATTTGGTATCTTGACCTTCGGTTAATGCAAGCCTTTCTTCCTGTTCCGTGAAGTCGGAAATATTGAGGTTTTATACGTACCGTGTTATTCTTGACTGCCAGTCATACGTCAGTTCATGAATTTTATTTCGTCACTTttactgcagcggtggccaagtggttgagcatccgcctcgcatgcgggaggtgcggggttcgatcccctgtgccaccgggtacccaccggtgataaaatgggtacaagctttcccctgttctGGTGctaggcttatttagggtgaaatggttgggaaatgggtctttgacccctccttgagcaaacgaaattaccttgtgccatggcgctctttggccacaaatccccttgtgccataaaaatccatcatcatcatcgtcatcatttcgTCACTCATTTTGCATGAAAGCGTTACAGGTCGCATGTGTTATGCTGTTCAGTCAAGCAGTATGCATTTCTTTtcagaccattttttttttacattgtgcttAGTCAAATCTAGTTTTCTTTAATTTtgagttgcaaagaccatacactgtGTTGAAAAACATAAGGACAATGAGATTTGGTTATTTATCTTCAGCAGCTTTTCATACTAAACAGATGTTCAATATTTGATTCGATATTCTAAGtaattttttattcatattcgATTTGTAGTAGAAAATTTCagtatttgcacacccctatttTTATGCTTGGCAAACCTGAACATGTACTTGAGGCTGGGTGAATCATGAAGTCTATGGTGCAGGAGAAGTCAGCTTACTGACAGAAGCCACTTTGTGTGCTTTGATAGGCTCTCTCACCGTTGCTTACATGCTCTAGTGGAGCAGGGCCTAGCCTGTTCTGCCATCGGCATCTGGCTCACTGTGTTGAGTTGTGGCCATGGAACGTCAGCGAAtgaagtgttgcagggggcagcGTGTGGTGCTGTAGCTCTGTCCTTGCGTGCATTGCAGTGTTGCTGGTGTACTTCTCGGAGGCGCTCAATGAGCTGGCAGCGCAGCATTGGCGGGCCTTCTCGAGCCAGCAGTACTTCGACAGCCAGGGCATGTTCATCTCGCTCGTGTTCTCCACGCCCTTGCTGCTCAACTGCATCATCATGGTGGTGAGTGTGTGGCCACGATTCTTTTCCATCTGCCATGATTCTGATGATGTCCTCTTGTAGGCCTGCTGAGTTATGGTCAAGCTTGGAAACAAAAAACTAAGTTAAATTATTTTGCTCCTCCGCTACCTTGCTCCCCCCCCCATATGCCGCTTCTCTGTACCACATTAtgctttttttacttttggtgtGGTTTCAATGCGTTTTCTTCTGTGGAGTACcctaagaaaagaaaaatatgtatttacacagaaaaaaatcagccgacgctgaagcagtaacacacctaacataggtcgctggttcgaatccaaATGATgaatcgtatgccaccacccgAATACTCTCTGACAAATGGTTGAGCCGCAGtgttcatatgaagattcgtaaagacgtgCAAGTTGGGGTGCATAGGTCAGTGGTtcaaatccctgccgcgagctaggctctaacttaactagtaagttgaTGCTGCACGAAATGCTGAATCGTATGGCACCATCCGTAACATTCTGCGACAAatggttggcccacaaattttgcacgaatgtcgggactaagTGGCCTGACTTTTGATGCCTGCCAGACAGGGACAGATATACCGGATCAACATAGTTAAGTTTCGAGTTGTAGTGCTCTGGCATGATGCTGCCGCCTGTCACGTTGCCGTGGTAtcctcggttaccatggcaaccactgggaAACAATGTCTTTGCTATGGAAACCACCCTCTTAGATTCTATAAAAGGCAATGTCTGGGTTTTTGAGTAATATCTGTTGAAACTTTGTGCTTCTAGCATAGTAGTAGCTGTACATGCATTTGCAGGTAACGTCTGGAAAAAGAAATCCAGACATTGTTCAGGACATCTATCTTGTGTTTTTTCTCTTGTTTAAAATAATGAACACTAGTTACTGCCATGCAATTGCAAAAATTTTATAATGCTGGGCTGTTAAAGGGGCCAAGTACGAAGCAAAGTATGTCTTGAAAATTAAGATCAATAAAAagatttctttccatggctcgctgcattgtccttaacttaagctgaacctttttctttagcctccacgtttctgcctcacaggtgagtactggtaaggtacagctcttgtgcacttttctcttgagtgatattggtaaactgccattcatgatctgagagaacctgccatatgcgctccgccccattcttatcgttctacttatttccctctcatgatccggatcagctgtcactacctgccctaagtagacctttaccacttccagcaccttgcttccaattgtgaactgctgttcccttgctagactgttgaacattactttggttttctgcttgtTACTTTTTGGACACAccgtctaaaaattaacatgtagaaaaccagTGCCATGGaaagccacggaaagaaaaatgataaatgtaacgttaagagaccggaagcgggcagagtggatgagggaacaaacgcgggttagtgacatcctagtcgaaatcaagaggaataaatgggttTGGTCAGGGAATttaatgcgcaggcaagataaccgccggtccttaattAAGGGTTACTGtgtggattccaagcgaaggcaagcgtagcagagggcggcagaaagttagttgggtggatgagattaggaagtttgcaggcatagggtgggcgcagt is a window of Amblyomma americanum isolate KBUSLIRL-KWMA chromosome 4, ASM5285725v1, whole genome shotgun sequence DNA encoding:
- the Tmem18 gene encoding transmembrane protein 18, with the protein product MARVEKVTEAMVSPGDTLNIGSILVQVDWTEPWLMGLVTFHIVTLSLTLLTRDRGNVQAGLFVTALLLVYFSEALNELAAQHWRAFSSQQYFDSQGMFISLVFSTPLLLNCIIMVGQWMWTSGTLMIRIKQAQLRQEIRRQRSANSSHSKEGKED